A window from Kluyveromyces lactis strain NRRL Y-1140 chromosome E complete sequence encodes these proteins:
- the MRPL3 gene encoding mitochondrial 54S ribosomal protein mL44 (similar to uniprot|P36516 Saccharomyces cerevisiae YMR024W MRPL3 Mitochondrial ribosomal protein of the large subunit), giving the protein MSVLKLLNPVRVRGFASCARLYQSELSSLKEYKNTISTLLKNPAHELTSPNLVALHSRLRLPQGLSYSLLSRCLTCRSSGEVNYDNVSLNIFGKSLLTLAVTSELMKKYPRLPGVVLNAAVDAYINDHVLSNVGRSWGIEPETQSVVDRYAKKENVTITLGKLRYFQNSVDELHNFTENNAMAVAVRSIFAAVYSVDKDFNQTHKFIADHILSRKLDVKDLFAFEQPTRELAALCRRQGLERPVSKLLAENGRLSKSPLFIVGVFSGEEKLGEGYGSSLKEAKARAATDALLKWYCYEPVHGQQNVVIDQGEVLV; this is encoded by the coding sequence ATGTCTGTTTTGAAGCTATTGAACCCTGTGCGAGTGCGAGGATTTGCTTCTTGTGCCAGGTTGTACCAATCAGAACTGtcatcattgaaagaatataagAATACCATCAGTACACTGTTAAAGAACCCTGCACATGAACTAACAAGCCCCAATTTAGTTGCACTCCATTCCAGATTAAGATTGCCTCAAGGCTTATCCTATTCTCTTTTGTCCAGATGTTTGACGTGTCGTTCTAGTGGGGAAGTGAACTATGACAATGTCAGTTTGAACATTTTTGGTAAGAGTCTTTTAACTTTGGCAGTTACATCCGAGctaatgaaaaaatatccTAGGCTACCGGGTGTGGTTTTGAATGCTGCTGTGGATGCATATATTAACGACCATGTTTTGAGCAATGTCGGTCGTTCCTGGGGTATAGAACCGGAAACTCAAAGTGTAGTGGATAGATatgcaaagaaagaaaatgttaCCATTACATTGGGTAAACTACGTTATTTCCAAAATTCCGTAGATGAATTGCATAACTTCACTGAGAACAATGCTATGGCAGTTGCCGTAAGGAGTATATTCGCCGCTGTATACAGTGTCGACAAAGATTTCAACCAGACACATAAGTTTATCGCAGATCATATTTTGTCCAGAAAGCTGGACGTTAAAGATTTGTTCGCGTTCGAACAACCAACCAGAGAACTGGCAGCTTTGTGCCGTCGCCAAGGATTGGAAAGACCGGTATCGAAACTACTTGCAGAAAACGGTAGATTGTCTAAATCACCCTTGTTCATCGTTGGCGTTTTCAGTGGTGAAGAGAAATTAGGCGAGGGTTACGgttcatctttgaaagaagctAAAGCCAGAGCCGCTACAGACGCTTTGTTGAAATGGTACTGTTACGAACCAGTGCATGGCCAACAGAATGTCGTTATTGACCAAGGCGAAGTGTTAGTATAG
- the PEX12 gene encoding ubiquitin-protein ligase peroxin 12 (similar to uniprot|Q75DF9 Ashbya gossypii ABR067C ABR067Cp and weakly similar to YMR026C uniprot|Q04370 Saccharomyces cerevisiae YMR026C PEX12 RING-finger peroxisomal membrane peroxin that plays an essential role in peroxisome biogenesis and peroxisomal matrix protein import forms translocation subcomplex with Pex2p and Pex10p) encodes MDFYSNLPVNLQQPTLFEILSVNEVKKLIKPTLRYIFSIYLQYRGPTRWLLKIFNKFDFIILVIKSLVEYRHYKTTGATILDKFYGLKRFSRFPKLTFLGIWLNDCLFEYVSDICEQYHELLQSRKLTSPELSSWQQWFDAYYPKLQKTIKVINFCFKLKYLRHSKDTDMIHFITQIRYQRYQEPEEGIASRKNTLTLSERRRKRTNLPRILAMTKDAVESTSTMFLDKLFPSFLVMIRILQIINQRPELFKKEIRVKRPKPPVLPGVASEVDNNDTTDVCPLCGEEITEPAMISSGYVANLECAKKWVSTENTCFATGVPIDKRIRKLLI; translated from the coding sequence ATGGATTTTTACTCCAATCTCCCGGTGAATTTACAACAACCGACTTTATTCGAAATACTCTCTGTCAATGAAGTGAAGAAGTTAATCAAACCAACTTTAAGGTATATTTTCTCCATTTATCTCCAATATAGAGGACCAACACGATGGCTGTTGAAGATTTTTAATAAATTTGACTTCATAATCTTGGTGATTAAATCTTTGGTTGAATACAGACATTATAAAACAACAGGTGCCACAATTCTTGACAAGTTCTATGGATTGAAAAGGTTTTCTAGATTCCCTAAATTAACCTTTCTAGGAATTTGGTTGAATGACTGTTTATTCGAATACGTTAGTGATATCTGTGAACAATACCATGAGCTCTTGCAGTCCAGAAAATTGACGAGCCCAGAATTGAGCTCATGGCAACAATGGTTTGATGCCTATTATCCTAAGCTACAGAAGACTATCAAAGTGATaaatttctgtttcaaattAAAGTACTTGCGTCATTCAAAAGACACTGATATGATCCATTTCATAACACAAATAAGATACCAACGATACCAAGAACCCGAAGAAGGAATTGCAAGTAGGAAAAATACTTTAACTCTTTCTGAACGTCGTCGTAAAAGAACTAATTTACCCAGAATATTAGCTATGACCAAGGATGCAGTGGAGAGCACATCGACCATGTTCTTGGACAAGTTATTCCCGAGCTTCCTAGTGATGATCAGAATTTTACAAATTATCAATCAGCGGCCTGAattattcaagaaagagatacGAGTAAAGAGACCAAAACCTCCAGTACTACCTGGCGTAGCATCAGAGGTGGATAACAATGATACGACTGACGTATGTCCCCTATGCGGCGAAGAAATAACAGAACCTGCCATGATTTCATCTGGATATGTCGCTAATTTAGAGTGTGCCAAGAAATGGGTAAGCACAGAAAATACATGTTTCGCGACTGGTGTGCCCATAGATAAACGCATCCGTAAGTTATTAATATAG
- the FBA1 gene encoding fructose-bisphosphate aldolase FBA1 (highly similar to uniprot|P14540 Saccharomyces cerevisiae YKL060C FBA1 Fructose 1 6-bisphosphate aldolase required for glycolysis and gluconeogenesis), with protein MPAQDVLTRKTGVIVGDDVKALFDYAKEHKFAIPAINVTSSSTVVAALEAARDNKSPIILQTSNGGAAYFAGKGVSNEGQNASIRGSIAAAHYIRSIAPAYGIPVVLHTDHCAKKLLPWFDGMLKADEEYFAKHGEPLFSSHMLDLSEETDEENIGLCVKYFTRMAKIHQWLEMEIGITGGEEDGVNNEGTSNDKLYTTPETVFSVHEALSKISPNFSIASAFGNVHGVYKIAAALKPELLGTFQDYAAKQLNKKAEDKPLYLVFHGGSGSSTKDFHTAIDFGVVKVNLDTDCQFAYLSGIRDYVLNKKDYLMTPVGNPTGEDSPNKKYYDPRVWVREGEKTMSKRITQALEIFRTKGALE; from the coding sequence ATGCCAGCTCAAGACGTATTGACCAGAAAGACCGGTGTCATTGTCGGTGACGATGTCAAGGCTTTGTTCGACTACGCTAAGGAACACAAGTTTGCCATTCCAGCTATCAACGTGACCTCTTCTTCCactgttgttgctgctttGGAAGCTGCTAGAGACAACAAATCTCCAATCATTTTGCAAACTTCCAACGGTGGTGCTGCTTACTTTGCTGGTAAGGGTGTTTCCAACGAAGGCCAAAATGCTTCTATCAGAGGTTCTATCGCTGCTGCTCACTACATCAGATCCATTGCTCCAGCTTACGGTATCCCAGTTGTTCTACACACCGATCATTGTGCTAAGAAGTTGCTACCATGGTTCGATGGTATGCTAAAGGCTGACGAAGAATACTTCGCTAAGCACGGTGAACCATTGTTCTCCTCCCACATGTTGGATTTGTCCGAAGAAACTGATGAGGAAAACATTGGTCTATGTGTCAAATACTTCACCAGAATGGCCAAGATCCACCAATGGTTGGAAATGGAAATCGGTATCACCGgtggtgaagaagatggtgTCAACAACGAAGGTACTTCTAACGACAAACTTTACACCACTCCAGAAACTGTTTTCTCTGTCCACGAAGCTTTGTCCAAGATCTCTCCAAACTTCTCCATTGCCAGTGCCTTCGGTAACGTCCACGGTGTTTACAAGATCGCCGCTGCCCTAAAACCAGAATTGTTGGGTACTTTCCAAGACTACGCTGCTAAGCAATTAAACAAGAAGGCAGAAGACAAGCCATTGTACTTGGTCTTCCACGGTGGTTCCGGTTCCTCCACCAAGGACTTCCATACTGCCATCGATTTCGGTGTCGTAAAGGTCAACTTGGATACTGACTGTCAATTCGCTTACTTGTCCGGTATCAGAGACTACGTCTTGAACAAGAAGGACTACTTGATGACCCCAGTCGGTAACCCAACCGGTGAAGACTCTCCAAACAAGAAGTACTACGACCCAAGAGTCTGGGTTAGAGAAGGTGAAAAGACCATGAGCAAGAGAATCACTCAAGCTTTGGAAATCTTCCGTACTAAGGGTGCTTTGGAATAA
- a CDS encoding uncharacterized protein (no similarity), translating into MDLKEEVLLQVNSTIIESKGGPLLFILVLENEIASQCFLCDGVGNVDTKLSLFSWKSSDPIGILMVDPDIYDYDDMLQSLNSKQYIIKSKFHYFPETSNLIQWHESVRYPYKLINCGVEIQDDHSDLKLLKRDLKDHLDRMIQYLEDNDRPSDEILKEIWLLKLRYSRTSAPDLDSEISRLESDIMMMQTMFNQMETNAELF; encoded by the coding sequence ATGGATTTGAAGGAGGAAGTTCTGCTGCAAGTTAATTCGACGATCATTGAAAGTAAAGGAGGTCCGTTACTATTTATCCTTgtattggaaaatgaaatagCATCACAGTGTTTTCTGTGTGATGGAGTTGGAAACGTTGATACGAAGCTCAGCCTTTTCAGCTGGAAATCCTCTGATCCAATTGGAATCCTAATGGTTGACCCGGACATTTACGATTACGATGACATGTTACAGTCGTTGAATTCGAAACAATACATTATTAAATCCAAGTTCCATTACTTCCCTGAAACTAGCAATTTGATACAATGGCATGAGAGTGTACGATATCCTTATAAGCTAATCAACTGTGGAGTAGAAATTCAGGATGATCATTCCGATTTAAAACTATTAAAACGTGATTTAAAAGATCATTTGGATAGGATGATTCAATATcttgaagataatgataGACCAAGCgatgaaatcttgaaagaaatttggtTATTAAAGCTAAGATACAGTAGAACATCGGCTCCAGACTTAGATTCAGAAATCTCTAGGCTGGAATCTGATATAATGATGATGCAAACGATGTTCAATCAAATGGAAACCAATGCAGAATTATTCTAA
- a CDS encoding uncharacterized protein (conserved hypothetical protein) has protein sequence MRGKALKSKLEELVDGIQQRIDFVTATGVSSFEQETEQNYGKLEYLQSKIKKDDGISDWVDEKQRLSGRLNKLEKQVQELEELADEWENYLQLLADTKLRKDNV, from the coding sequence ATGAGGGGAAAGGCTTTGAAATCCAAACTCGAAGAATTGGTGGATGGGATTcagcaaagaattgatttcGTAACTGCAACTGGAGTGTCGAGTTTTGAGCAAGAGACTGAACAAAATTATGGTAAACTAGAATATTTACAGAGtaaaatcaagaaagatgaCGGCATTAGTGATTGGGTCGATGAGAAACAACGGCTTTCTGGCAGATTGAATAAACTAGAAAAGCAAGTGcaagaattggaagaattggcAGATGAATGGGAAAACTATTTACAATTACTTGCCGATACAAAACTTCGAAAAGACAACGTCTAA
- the BXI1 gene encoding Bxi1p (similar to uniprot|P48558 Saccharomyces cerevisiae YNL305C Hypothetical ORF), which produces MSETTPFVPEDFKYSTSVSSCENEIRLGFLKNVYSILLFQLTLTFAFGLYVYNTPGLQLFIITKPWLSFIAIFIGLVTCIWLSFAPSSTDEENEPWYVLSFPQQLALLILFTMAEAYSLSIVVVIYKGEVILNAVMMTLFVVIGITSTLLSTNYFQIYDFQKWYYWLNMFLWVMIGFSISSIFFHFDTNTDLLMSWVGVILFTVYIFVDTQLILRKVLVGEEIKCAMMLYLDIINLFLYILRIMSRNQDD; this is translated from the coding sequence ATGTCTGAGACAACACCCTTTGTACCAGAggatttcaaatattcaacaaGTGTCAGTTCATGCGAGAATGAAATAAGATTAGGGTTTTTAAAGAATGTCTATTCGATCTTGCTCTTTCAGTTGACTTTAACCTTTGCATTTGGACTATACGTTTATAACACCCCAGGCTTACAATTATTCATTATAACGAAACCGTGGCTCAGTTTTATAGCCATTTTCATCGGGTTGGTAACATGTATATGGCTAAGTTTTGCTCCATCCTCCACTGATGAGGAAAATGAACCATGGTACGTACTATCCTTCCCTCAGCAGTTAGCATTATTGATACTTTTCACAATGGCAGAAGCTTACTCATTATCCATAGTGGTGGTTATTTATAAAGGAGAGGTCATACTTAATGCCGTTATGATGACTTTGTTCGTTGTTATCGGAATCACCAGTACTTTGCTTTCTACAAACTATTTCCAGATATATGACTTCCAAAAATGGTACTATTGGTTGAATATGTTTTTGTGGGTAATGATAGGGTTCTCAATATCATCTattttcttccactttGACACAAATACAGACTTGTTAATGAGTTGGGTTGGAGTTATTCTCTTCACAGTCTATATATTCGTCGACACGCAATTAATCCTAAGAAAAGTTCTCGTCGGTGAAGAGATCAAATGTGCTATGATGTTGTATTTGGATATCATCAACCTATTTTTATACATTCTACGGATCATGTCAAGAAATCAAGACGATTAA
- the TRM13 gene encoding tRNA:m4X modification enzyme (similar to uniprot|Q12383 Saccharomyces cerevisiae YOL125W Hypothetical ORF), with protein MMAVTVSGNTGQSTAERLQCEFFLVKKKRQCGMTRRAGSQFCSEHSTDSDRVPCPLDPSHTVCLSKMRVHMRKCNKFRHDVSYQAKQREIPWFKEGLNSISNGKSDSKPADETLVKSVSLIQKIFQNEFGDEPPLPLIEKQNELLERTERYKTLVNRKHARQQSSLIQHLKESKLWPSLESCAVNKTLEYIELGCGRAEFSRYVNIATNLDQKEHSHEKPEYKAVAPSFTLIDRASQRLRFDNKFSSDIGTEVQIRREKIDIKDLRLDAVLHDASQYVAISKHLCGVATDLSLRCLLNSDKCKANLRGILIAMCCRHVCQSSEYVNQEYIKGLLKRQTDGSMAYSEFFQCLKKFCSYCTCGLRPDMDPNSGSEDHITKLTHNERQRIGHMARRIIDEGRAQFLQSKGFETVLFKYTDSAVTLEDTALLALRKHD; from the coding sequence ATGATGGCTGTTACAGTATCAGGAAATACCGGACAGTCAACCGCTGAAAGACTGCAATGTGAGTTTTTTCTCGTGAAAAAGAAGCGACAGTGCGGAATGACAAGACGAGCTGGTTCCCAGTTCTGTTCAGAACACTCTACTGATAGCGACAGAGTTCCTTGTCCATTGGACCCTTCTCATACTGTGTGCTTGAGTAAGATGCGTGTGCATATGAGGAAATGCAATAAATTTAGACATGATGTTTCATATCAAGCAAAACAGCGCGAAATTCCATGGTTTAAAGAAGGACTTAATTCCATCAGTAACGGGAAGTCAGACAGTAAGCCGGCAGATGAGACACTAGTTAAGTCAGTGAGTTTGATTCagaagatatttcaaaatgaatTTGGTGACGAACCTCCGTTGCCATTAATCGAGAAACAAAACGAACTCTTGGAACGTACGGAACGGTACAAGACTTTGGTTAATAGGAAACATGCAAGACAACAATCATCGTTGATTCAACATCTTAAAGAGTCCAAACTATGGCCAAGTTTAGAATCATGTGCAGTGAACAAGACACTGGAATACATTGAACTTGGTTGTGGGAGAGCTGAATTTTCAAGGTACGTTAATATCGCTACAAATCTGGACCAAAAGGAGCATTCTCATGAAAAGCCAGAGTACAAAGCCGTCGCACCCTCCTTCACCCTCATTGACAGAGCCTCTCAAAGGTTACGTTTTGATAATAAGTTCAGTTCTGACATCGGAACCGAAGTTCAAATCAGACGTGAGAAGATCGATATTAAGGATCTTAGATTGGATGCAGTACTCCACGATGCATCTCAATACGTGGCTATCTCAAAACATCTATGCGGTGTGGCCACAGATTTATCGCTAAGATGCCTTTTGAACAGCGATAAATGCAAGGCAAACCTTAGAGGAATACTTATTGCAATGTGTTGTAGACACGTATGTCAATCTTCTGAGTATGTGAATCAAGAGTATATCAAAGGTTTACTGAAAAGACAGACCGATGGTTCGATGGCGTATTCGGAATTCTTCCAATGCTTAAAGAAATTCTGTTCCTATTGTACGTGCGGATTGAGACCAGATATGGACCCCAACAGTGGTTCGGAGGACCATATAACGAAATTGACGCACAACGAGAGGCAACGCATTGGACACATGGCAAGGAGGATCATAGATGAAGGAAGAGCCCAGTTTCTACAATCAAAAGGCTTCGAAACAGTTTTGTTCAAGTACACAGACAGCGCTGTCACTTTGGAGGACACTGCGCTATTGGCATTGAGGAAGCATGATTAA
- the MSS1 gene encoding Mss1p (similar to uniprot|P32559 Saccharomyces cerevisiae YMR023C) — MVVYKDPTLIWFNFSQKVMFSPMLRRFYSVPATFFHPTVYALSTPSNQHSAIAIIRISGTHSKYILKKLSPKKPLRQRKPMIRSLYDPKASTLIDEALVLYFPQPRTFTGEDLVELHLHGGKAIIKAALNSIQGLRDSERDIRMAMPGEFSRRAFQNGKMDLLKLESINNMIHSDTELQRLSALHGNQTVDIFHEWRQEIIEQIAKLTAIIDFGEDIETEDIDSIVNGANDKLLQLYKKVTRFMVKLDRMAVLNDGIKLTLLGEPNSGKSSLVNEISQDDVAIVSDIPGTTRDSIDVMMDINGFKCILTDTAGIRQGTSDSIEIKGIDRSKKKSLQSDLVVLVIDVSNPNISKHFEEFIKDNLSDKPLIVVLNKSDLATETQLKYLIEKFDAEFKALKIHTVSCLTKIGLEPLVKTLTLSFRRISATENEDPVTVSNRVKEILSTDILFGLDQFFQHKNDDILIACESLRIASDGIGKITGDNVDLEEVLDVVFSKFCIGK, encoded by the coding sequence ATGGTAGTCTACAAGGATCCCACTCtcatttggttcaatttTTCGCAAAAAGTGATGTTCAGCCCAATGTTGCGACGGTTTTATAGTGTTCCAGCGACATTTTTCCATCCTACAGTGTATGCATTATCAACGCCATCAAATCAGCACTCTGCAATAGCTATAATTAGGATATCGGGTACACATTCAAAGTATATCTTAAAAAAATTGTCGCCAAAAAAACCGCTACGGCAGAGGAAACCGATGATTCGGTCATTATATGATCCCAAGGCATCAACTCTGATAGATGAAGCGTTAGTCTTGTACTTCCCACAACCACGGACCTTTACAGGTGAAGATTTAGTGGAATTGCATCTACATGGGGGGAAAGCTATTATAAAGGCAGCGTTAAACTCAATCCAGGGTTTGCGGGACTCTGAAAGAGATATTCGTATGGCGATGCCGGGAGAATTCAGTCGACGAGCTTTCCAGAATGGGAAAATGGATTTGTTGAAGCTTGAAAGTATCAACAATATGATTCATTCAGATACAGAATTACAGCGATTGTCTGCATTGCATGGCAATCAGACCGTAGACATTTTCCATGAATGGCGACAAGAGATTATAGAGCAGATCGCTAAACTAACTGCAATTATTGATTTTGGTGAAGATATCGAAACGGAAGATATCGATTCTATAGTGAATGGTGCCAATGATAAACTTTTACAACTATACAAAAAAGTGACTCGATTCATGGTGAAATTAGATAGAATGGCTGTCTTGAACGATGGGATAAAGTTAACATTGTTGGGTGAACCAAATTCCGGGAAGTCATCATTAGTTAACGAAATATCTCAAGACGACGTTGCGATTGTCAGTGATATACCGGGCACCACAAGAGACTCTATCGATGTAATGATGGACATTAACGGTTTTAAATGTATCTTGACTGACACGGCAGGGATCAGACAGGGAACTTCAGATTCTATTGAGATCAAAGGTATTGACAGatccaaaaagaaaagtttaCAAAGTGACTTAGTGGTATTGGTCATTGATGTATCTAACCCAAATATAAGTAAacattttgaagaatttatcAAGGATAACTTATCTGATAAACCTTTAATTGTCGTGTTGAATAAATCGGATTTAGCTACTGAAACCCAGTTAAAATACttaattgaaaagttcGATGCAGAATTTAAAGCCCTGAAAATTCATACAGTCTCTTGCTTAACCAAAATTGGATTGGAACCATTAGTTAAGACCTTGACATTAAGTTTCAGAAGAATCTCGGCAACTGAGAATGAAGATCCAGTCACCGTGTCCAATAGagtcaaagaaattttaAGCACTGATATTCTATTCGGCCTAGATCAGTTCTTCCAGCACAAGAATGACGATATATTAATAGCTTGCGAATCACTTAGAATAGCTTCCGATGGAATTGGGAAGATAACTGGTGATAACGTTGACTTGGAAGAGGTTTTAGACGTTGTCTTTTCGAAGTTTTGTATCGGCAAGTAA
- the ANR2 gene encoding Anr2p (weakly similar to uniprot|P36090 Saccharomyces cerevisiae YKL047W Hypothetical ORF): protein MVIFVHEFDVLKGNTLVWTNGDAKTLEGLEYTVLPSGIHLRNTDTVYFKLDGKPGLAVFKQNTMELEASQHHIDRSKVRMFSFGTIFDHPMDYEQLSLYEGGMKDALERWWKDQDYSVLEEWDEKQNGDDTSNFDFNGTCLTIGPIVLQLWRCALLQERILILNKGVEVKKCNQLCHLLTKMASLEGGTYCNAMTITMLNADQFKSFEAWCATTSDEILIYDTDLFDKLVIWDPNGIHLRDSMKEIKCNEVDFTVFKSLTSDDLSTFNYQYESSIIWSKLIIDGLFMLFTGNLYKPWYHLELAPIEHPDFVQYFSERTHDIYQRLKAIVELFPTQDSIYQNANILIDLRLDYFNDTDFIRQLSQHWFEKPVIPSYIDLSFLF, encoded by the coding sequence ATGGTTATATTTGTCCATGAATTTGATGTACTTAAAGGTAATACGTTGGTATGGACCAATGGTGATGCCAAGACTTTGGAAGGGTTAGAATATACTGTTCTACCATCAGGCATTCACCTGAGAAATACAGACACAGTATACTTCAAATTGGATGGGAAACCGGGATTAGCGGTTTTTAAACAGAATACCATGGAGCTCGAAGCCTCTCAACATCACATCGATCGATCAAAGGTAAGAATGTTCAGTTTTGGGACGATTTTTGACCATCCCATGGACTATGAACAGTTGTCTCTTTATGAAGGTGGAATGAAAGATGCCTTAGAAAGATGGTGGAAAGACCAGGATTATTCTGTATTGGAAGAATGGGATGAAAAGCAAAACGGTGACGATACTTCTAACTTTGATTTTAATGGGACTTGTCTAACGATAGGTCCAATTGTGTTACAATTATGGCGTTGTGCATTACTTCAGGAAAGAATATTAATCTTAAACAAGGGCGTTGAAGTCAAAAAGTGCAATCAGCTTTGTCATCTATTAACTAAAATGGCAAGTTTAGAGGGTGGAACTTACTGTAATGCCATGACAATTACGATGCTAAATGCGGATCAGTTCAAGAGTTTTGAGGCCTGGTGCGCGACCACGAGTGATGAAATATTAATATACGATACAGATCTCTTCGACAAGCTTGTTATATGGGATCCTAATGGAATCCATCTCAGGGACAGTATGAAGGAAATCAAATGCAATGAAGTGGATTTCACAGTTTTCAAGTCCTTGACCTCAGATGATTTGTCTACCTTCAATTATCAATACGAATCTTCCATAATTTGGTCCAAACTTATAATTGATGGATTATTCATGCTTTTCACGGGAAATTTATACAAACCATGGTATCATCTTGAGTTGGCTCCAATTGAACATCCGgattttgttcaatatttctCCGAAAGAACCCACGATATATACCAGCGTTTAAAAGCGATAGTGGAACTATTTCCTACTCAGGATTCCATTTATCAAAATGCCAATATTTTGATAGACCTTCGGTTGGACTACTTCAATGACACGGACTTTATACGGCAACTATCACAGCATTGGTTCGAGAAACCTGTCATACCCAGTTATATAGACCTTAGTTTCTTATTTTAA
- the MDH2 gene encoding malate dehydrogenase MDH2 (similar to uniprot|P22133 Saccharomyces cerevisiae YOL126C MDH2 Cytoplasmic malate dehydrogenase catalyzes interconversion of malate and oxaloacetate involved in gluconeogenesis and glyoxylate cycle), giving the protein MSFSFDSVCNRQVLRLILTALIIKTIINFNFFHKEMPAVNAQEKEILKISVLGAAGGIGQSLSLLLKSNAGFLLPHETSTHIRLSLYDVNKDAIVGTAADLSHIDTPITTTAHYPDDSNGGIGQCLSNASVVIIPAGVPRKPGMSRDDLIGVNAKIIKSLGEDIAKYCDLNKVHVLVISNPINSLVPLLTNTLIRSDANGNSNIESRVYGITQLDLVRSSTFVQQLNGFKSNTSPVIPVIGGHSGDTIIPVFSTLERDPEYANLLDNGMRLKMVHRVQYGGDEIVKAKNGNGSATLSMAYAGFKIAAKFIDLLVGNTDTIDDIVMYVPLTNRNHQEIAPGSNELRSRYINDLLYFSIPLSINRNGIKKIHYEILENLDSYERDTLLPICLKTLEGNIETGLKLV; this is encoded by the coding sequence AtgtctttctcttttgattctgTGTGTAATCGACAAGTGCTACGACTAATCCTCACAGCACTTATTATTAAAACTATTattaatttcaacttctttcatAAAGAAATGCCTGCTGTTAACGCTCAAGAAAAGGAGATCTTAAAGATTTCTGTGCTAGGAGCAGCTGGTGGTATTGGACAATCTTTGTCGCTATTGTTAAAATCGAACGCAGGGTTTTTGTTACCACATGAAACGTCAACTCATATTCGTTTGTCGTTATACGATGTCAACAAGGACGCCATCGTAGGTACAGCAGCAGATTTATCCCACATAGATACTCCAATCACAACAACAGCACACTACCCGGATGACAGCAATGGTGGTATTGGCCAATGCTTGAGTAATGCTAGTGTGGTTATCATTCCAGCTGGTGTTCCAAGAAAACCGGGTATGTCACGTGACGATTTGATTGGTGTCAATGCAAAGATCATCAAATCGCTAGGTGAAGATATCGCCAAGTACTGTGACTTAAACAAAGTTCATGTTTTGGTTATATCTAATCCTATCAACTCTTTGGTCCCGCTATTGACTAATACTTTGATTAGAAGCGATGCAAATGGCAACTCAAACATCGAATCAAGAGTGTACGGTATCACCCAATTGGATTTGGTCAGGTCTTCCACTTTTGTCCAACAACTGAACGGTTTTAAATCAAACACATCCCCTGTGATTCCAGTCATCGGTGGTCACTCTGGGGATACCATTATTCCTGTTTTCTCTACGTTGGAGAGGGATCCGGAATATGCTAATTTGTTGGATAATGGCATGAGACTGAAAATGGTTCACAGAGTTCAGTACGGTGGTGATGAAATCGTCAAGGCTAAGAACGGTAATGGTAGCGCAACACTGTCTATGGCATATGCTGGATTCAAAATCGCAGCTAAATTCATTGACTTATTAGTTGGTAACACAGATACCATCGACGACATTGTCATGTACGTTCCACTCACAAACAGAAatcatcaagaaattgcACCTGGATCCAATGAATTGAGATCTAGATACATCAACGATTTACTATACTTTTCTATCCCATTATCCATTAATCGAAACGGTATCAAGAAGATTCACtatgaaattttggaaaatcttGATTCTTACGAACGTGACACTTTGTTGCCAATTTGCTTGAAAACACTAGAGGGGAACATCGAAACTGGTCTAAAATTGGtataa